From a single Leopardus geoffroyi isolate Oge1 chromosome E1, O.geoffroyi_Oge1_pat1.0, whole genome shotgun sequence genomic region:
- the STARD3 gene encoding stAR-related lipid transfer protein 3 isoform X2 has translation MNRLSGELAHDLERSLPAVASLSSSLSHSQGLSSHFLPPPPEKRRAISDVRRTFCLFVTFDLLFISLLWIIELNVLAFFRFSGLLLGYAVLRLRHWWVIAVTTLVSSAFLIVKVILSELLSKGAFGYLLPIVSFVLAWLETWFLDFKVLPQEAEEERWYLAAQAAVARGPLLFSGALSEGQFYSPPESFAGSDNESDEDLGKKIFSAQEREYIHQGKEAMAVVDQILAQEENWKFEKNNEYGDTVYTIEVPFHGKTFILKTFLPCPAELVYQEVILQPERMVLWNKTVTACQILQRVEDNTLISYDVSSGAAGGVVSPRDFVNVRRIERRRDRYLSSGIATTHCAKPPTHKYVRGENGPGGFIVLKSASNPRVCTFIWILNTDLKGRLPRYLIHQSLAATMFEFAFHLRQRIGELGTRA, from the exons ATGAACAGACTGTCTGGGGAGCTGGCCCATGACTTGGAGCGCAGCCTGCCGGCCGTGGCCTCCCTCAGCTCATCACTGTCCCACTCCCAGGGCCTCTCCTCCCactttctccccccacctccagagaAGCGCCGAGCCATCTCTGATGTCCGCCGCACCTTCTGTCTCTTTGTCACCTTCGACCTGCTCTTCATCTCCCTGCTCTGGATCATTGAACTGAAC gtTCTGGCCTTCTTCCGCTTCTCGGGACTGCTCCTGGGCTATGCTGTGCTGAGGCTCCGGCACTGGTGGGTGATTGCG GTCACCACACTGGTGTCCAGTGCATTCCTCATTGTCAAGGTCATCCTCTCTGAG CTGCTCAGCAAAGGGGCATTCGGCTACCTGCTCCCTATCGTCTCCTTTGTCCTTGCCTGGTTGGAGACCTGGTTCCTTGACTTCAAAGTCCTACCacaggaggctgaggaggagcGAT GGTATCTTGCTGCCCAGGCTGCTGTCGCCCGAGGACCCCTGCTCTTCTCTGGCGCTCTATCCGAGGGCCAGTTCTATTCACCCCCAGAATCCTTTGCAG GGTCTGACAATGAATCAGATGAAGACCTTGGGAAGAAAATCTTCTCTGCCCAG GAACGGGAGTACATCCATCAGGGCAAGGAGGCCATGGCGGTGGTGGACCAGATCTTGGCCCAGGAGGAGAACTGGAAGTTTGAGAAGAACAAT GAGTATGGGGACACTGTGTATACCATTGAGGTTCCCTTTCATGGGAAGACATTCATCCTGAAG ACCTTCCTGCCCTGCCCGGCGGAGCTGGTGTACCAGGAGGTGATCCTGCAGCCCGAGAGGATGGTGCTGTGGAACAAGACGGTGACTGCCTGCCAG ATCCTGCAGCGAGTAGAGGACAACACCCTCATCTCCTACGATGTCTCTTCGGGGGCCGCGGGCGGGGTGGTCTCCCCGAG GGACTTCGTGAACGTGCGGCGCATCGAGCGGCGCAGAGACCGATACCTGTCGTCGGGCATCGCCACTACCCACTGCGCCAAGCCCCCTACACACAAATATGTCAG GGGAGAGAATGGTCCTGGGGGCTTCATCGTGCTCAAGTCGGCCAGTAACCCCCGAGTCTGCACCTTCATCTGGATCCTTAATACAGATCTCAAG GGCCGCCTGCCCCGGTACCTCATCCACCAGAGCCTCGCAGCCACCATGTTTGAGTTTGCCTTTCACCTGCGGCAGCGCATCGGAGAGCTGGGCACCCGGGCGTAA
- the STARD3 gene encoding stAR-related lipid transfer protein 3 isoform X1 has protein sequence MNRLSGELAHDLERSLPAVASLSSSLSHSQGLSSHFLPPPPEKRRAISDVRRTFCLFVTFDLLFISLLWIIELNTNTGIQKNLEQEIIHYNFKTSFFDIFVLAFFRFSGLLLGYAVLRLRHWWVIAVTTLVSSAFLIVKVILSELLSKGAFGYLLPIVSFVLAWLETWFLDFKVLPQEAEEERWYLAAQAAVARGPLLFSGALSEGQFYSPPESFAGSDNESDEDLGKKIFSAQEREYIHQGKEAMAVVDQILAQEENWKFEKNNEYGDTVYTIEVPFHGKTFILKTFLPCPAELVYQEVILQPERMVLWNKTVTACQILQRVEDNTLISYDVSSGAAGGVVSPRDFVNVRRIERRRDRYLSSGIATTHCAKPPTHKYVRGENGPGGFIVLKSASNPRVCTFIWILNTDLKGRLPRYLIHQSLAATMFEFAFHLRQRIGELGTRA, from the exons ATGAACAGACTGTCTGGGGAGCTGGCCCATGACTTGGAGCGCAGCCTGCCGGCCGTGGCCTCCCTCAGCTCATCACTGTCCCACTCCCAGGGCCTCTCCTCCCactttctccccccacctccagagaAGCGCCGAGCCATCTCTGATGTCCGCCGCACCTTCTGTCTCTTTGTCACCTTCGACCTGCTCTTCATCTCCCTGCTCTGGATCATTGAACTGAAC ACCAACACAGGCATCCAGAAGAACCTGGAGCAGGAGATCATCCACTACAACTTTAAAACTTCCTTCTTTGACATCTTT gtTCTGGCCTTCTTCCGCTTCTCGGGACTGCTCCTGGGCTATGCTGTGCTGAGGCTCCGGCACTGGTGGGTGATTGCG GTCACCACACTGGTGTCCAGTGCATTCCTCATTGTCAAGGTCATCCTCTCTGAG CTGCTCAGCAAAGGGGCATTCGGCTACCTGCTCCCTATCGTCTCCTTTGTCCTTGCCTGGTTGGAGACCTGGTTCCTTGACTTCAAAGTCCTACCacaggaggctgaggaggagcGAT GGTATCTTGCTGCCCAGGCTGCTGTCGCCCGAGGACCCCTGCTCTTCTCTGGCGCTCTATCCGAGGGCCAGTTCTATTCACCCCCAGAATCCTTTGCAG GGTCTGACAATGAATCAGATGAAGACCTTGGGAAGAAAATCTTCTCTGCCCAG GAACGGGAGTACATCCATCAGGGCAAGGAGGCCATGGCGGTGGTGGACCAGATCTTGGCCCAGGAGGAGAACTGGAAGTTTGAGAAGAACAAT GAGTATGGGGACACTGTGTATACCATTGAGGTTCCCTTTCATGGGAAGACATTCATCCTGAAG ACCTTCCTGCCCTGCCCGGCGGAGCTGGTGTACCAGGAGGTGATCCTGCAGCCCGAGAGGATGGTGCTGTGGAACAAGACGGTGACTGCCTGCCAG ATCCTGCAGCGAGTAGAGGACAACACCCTCATCTCCTACGATGTCTCTTCGGGGGCCGCGGGCGGGGTGGTCTCCCCGAG GGACTTCGTGAACGTGCGGCGCATCGAGCGGCGCAGAGACCGATACCTGTCGTCGGGCATCGCCACTACCCACTGCGCCAAGCCCCCTACACACAAATATGTCAG GGGAGAGAATGGTCCTGGGGGCTTCATCGTGCTCAAGTCGGCCAGTAACCCCCGAGTCTGCACCTTCATCTGGATCCTTAATACAGATCTCAAG GGCCGCCTGCCCCGGTACCTCATCCACCAGAGCCTCGCAGCCACCATGTTTGAGTTTGCCTTTCACCTGCGGCAGCGCATCGGAGAGCTGGGCACCCGGGCGTAA
- the LOC123603595 gene encoding telethonin: MATAELSCQVSEEDCERREAFWAEWKDLTLSTRPEEGCSLHEEDTQRHETYHRQGQCQALVQRSPWLVMRMGILGRGLQEYQLPYQRVLPLPIFTPAKMGAAKEEREDTPLQLRELLALETALGGQCVERQDVAEITKQLPPVVPVSKPGALRRSLSRSMSQEAQRG; this comes from the exons ATGGCGACTGCAGAGCTGAGCTGCCAGGTGTCCGAGGAGGACTGTGAGCGGCGAGAAGCCTTCTGGGCTGAATGGAAGGATCTGACGCTGTCCACACGGCCTGAGGAGGG ttGCTCTCTGCACGAGGAGGACACCCAGCGGCATGAGACCTACCACCGGCAGGGACAGTGCCAGGCGCTGGTGCAGCGTTCCCCCTGGTTGGTGATGCGTATGGGCATCCTCGGCCGCGGGCTGCAGGAGTACCAGCTGCCCTACCAGCGGGTGCTGCCACTGCCCATCTTCACCCCCGCCAAGATGGGTGCCGCCAAGGAGGAGCGCGAGGACACCCCCCTCCAGCTGCGGGAGCTGCTGGCACTGGAGACAGCCCTGGGGGGCCAGTGTGTGGAGCGCCAGGACGTGGCCGAGATCACCAAGCAGCTGCCCCCTGTGGTGCCTGTCAGCAAGCCCGGTGCCCTTCGTCGCTCCCTGTCCCGCTCCATgtcccaggaagcacagagaggctga
- the PNMT gene encoding phenylethanolamine N-methyltransferase isoform X2, which produces MSTADPNPAAGAVPDSDPDPGRAAVASAYQRFEPRAYLRNNYAPPRGDLSSPDGVGPWKLSCLAQTFATGPTIYQLLSACTHFEDITMTDFLEVNRRELGLWLREEPGAFDWSMYSQHVCLIEGKGEPWQEKERQLRARVKRVLHIDVHQPQPLGAGSLAPLPADALVSAFCLEAVSPDLASFQRALDHITTLLRPGGHLLLIGALEESWYLAGEARLVVVPMCKEKVVEALVRSGYEVRDLRTYVMPAYLQTGVDDVKGIFFAWAQKKVGV; this is translated from the exons atGAGCACGGCAGACCCGAATCCCGCTGCGGGCGCAGTCCCCGACTCGGACCCGGACCCGGGCCGGGCGGCGGTCGCCTCCGCCTACCAGCGCTTCGAGCCCCGGGCCTACCTCCGCAACAACTACGCGCCCCCTCGGGGCGACCTGAGCAGCCCGGACGGCGTCGGGCCTTGGAAGCTGAGCTGCTTGGCACAGACCTTCGCCACCG GCCCCACCATATACCAGCTGCTCAGCGCCTGCACCCACTTTGAGGACATCACCATGACAGATTTTCTGGAGGTGAACCGCCGGGAGCTGGGGCTCTGGCTTCGGGAGGAGCCCGGGGCCTTCGACTGGAGCATGTACAGCCAGCACGTCTGCCTCATTGAGGGCAAGGG CGAGCCCTGGCAGGAAAAGGAGCGCCAGCTGCGAGCCAGGGTGAAGCGGGTCTTGCACATCGATGTgcaccagccccagcccctgggtgCTGGGAGCCTGGCGCCCCTGCCTGCCGATGCCCTGGTCTCTGCCTTCTGCCTGGAGGCTGTAAGCCCAGACCTTGCCAGCTTCCAGAGGGCCCTGGACCACATCACCACTCTGCTGAGGCCTGGGGGGCACCTCCTCCTCATCGGGGCCCTAGAGGAGTCATGGTACCTGGCTGGGGAGGCCCGGCTGGTGGTGGTACCCATGTGTAAGGAGAAGGTGGTGGAGGCCTTGGTTCGTAGCGGCTATGAGGTACGGGACCTGCGCACTTATGTCATGCCTGCCTACCTTCAGACAGGTGTAGACGATGTCAAGGGCATCTTCTTCGCCTGGGCCCAGAAGAAGGTGGGGGTGTGA
- the PNMT gene encoding phenylethanolamine N-methyltransferase isoform X1, whose product MSTADPNPAAGAVPDSDPDPGRAAVASAYQRFEPRAYLRNNYAPPRGDLSSPDGVGPWKLSCLAQTFATGEVSGHTLIDIGSGPTIYQLLSACTHFEDITMTDFLEVNRRELGLWLREEPGAFDWSMYSQHVCLIEGKGEPWQEKERQLRARVKRVLHIDVHQPQPLGAGSLAPLPADALVSAFCLEAVSPDLASFQRALDHITTLLRPGGHLLLIGALEESWYLAGEARLVVVPMCKEKVVEALVRSGYEVRDLRTYVMPAYLQTGVDDVKGIFFAWAQKKVGV is encoded by the exons atGAGCACGGCAGACCCGAATCCCGCTGCGGGCGCAGTCCCCGACTCGGACCCGGACCCGGGCCGGGCGGCGGTCGCCTCCGCCTACCAGCGCTTCGAGCCCCGGGCCTACCTCCGCAACAACTACGCGCCCCCTCGGGGCGACCTGAGCAGCCCGGACGGCGTCGGGCCTTGGAAGCTGAGCTGCTTGGCACAGACCTTCGCCACCG GTGAGGTGTCTGGACACACCCTCATCGACATTGGTTCAGGCCCCACCATATACCAGCTGCTCAGCGCCTGCACCCACTTTGAGGACATCACCATGACAGATTTTCTGGAGGTGAACCGCCGGGAGCTGGGGCTCTGGCTTCGGGAGGAGCCCGGGGCCTTCGACTGGAGCATGTACAGCCAGCACGTCTGCCTCATTGAGGGCAAGGG CGAGCCCTGGCAGGAAAAGGAGCGCCAGCTGCGAGCCAGGGTGAAGCGGGTCTTGCACATCGATGTgcaccagccccagcccctgggtgCTGGGAGCCTGGCGCCCCTGCCTGCCGATGCCCTGGTCTCTGCCTTCTGCCTGGAGGCTGTAAGCCCAGACCTTGCCAGCTTCCAGAGGGCCCTGGACCACATCACCACTCTGCTGAGGCCTGGGGGGCACCTCCTCCTCATCGGGGCCCTAGAGGAGTCATGGTACCTGGCTGGGGAGGCCCGGCTGGTGGTGGTACCCATGTGTAAGGAGAAGGTGGTGGAGGCCTTGGTTCGTAGCGGCTATGAGGTACGGGACCTGCGCACTTATGTCATGCCTGCCTACCTTCAGACAGGTGTAGACGATGTCAAGGGCATCTTCTTCGCCTGGGCCCAGAAGAAGGTGGGGGTGTGA